In one window of Candidatus Microthrix subdominans DNA:
- a CDS encoding 50S ribosomal protein L28, giving the protein MASVCELCNKKPSFGMSVSHSHRRTRRRWNPNIQRVRAVVNGSTKRIDVCTGCLKAGKVTKPPARNWQPESA; this is encoded by the coding sequence ATGGCCAGCGTTTGCGAACTCTGCAACAAGAAGCCCAGCTTCGGCATGTCGGTGTCGCACTCCCATCGCCGCACCCGCCGCCGCTGGAACCCGAACATCCAACGGGTTCGAGCCGTCGTCAACGGTTCCACCAAGCGCATCGACGTCTGCACCGGCTGCCTCAAGGCCGGCAAGGTCACCAAGCCGCCGGCCCGCAACTGGCAGCCAGAGTCCGCCTGA